The genomic window AGAACCTGAAGTGCTTCCTGGTCGCCTGCTTGTAAGGGACTGCGTCTTCCCGTTCGATGATCCGCCGGACGGTTTCGCGGGCGGCTTCCGATATGGCGGGGTTTTTCAGGGCGGTGAGCAGCAGTTGCAGGTCGTAGGAGCCGCAGAGCTCCAACCCCTGCTGCCGCACCTCGAGAAGCGCCTCCTGTTCGGGATCGTGGAACAGGCGCCGGGCGAGCGCCAGGACATCCTCGTCGGTCCTCGGTAGTTCTTTGTTGTCGCCGTAGGCCTGCTCGAACTCGATGAAGGACAGCGGTTCCCCGATGTCAACGATGCCCGGCGCGCGCGAAACGGTTTCCTGGGCCGGGGCGGACCCCGGCACGGAGACAAGAAGGACCAGGACGAACAAGAAGGCTCTCACTCCCATCGCCATCGCGGAGCTCCTTTCAACGCCGCAGCACGAAAATGGGCTGAAGAGAGGACCGGGTCAGCCACCCGCCGGCTGCCTGAGCACTTATAAAGGATTCGCATGTTTTCTAATAATGGATATGATTTACTAAACCGTAGTGAGTTTCAGAAACGATGTCAAACGGAATTGCAGCGCACCACGGAAATGTTTCCCGCCTCGATCCGCCGGGATTGATCCGCACGGATGCGCGCTGCCTGTCGAATCCCGAATGAGAGCAGTCGCGGGTGCCTTACGGGCGGACGTGGGGGAGCGCGGGCAACGATGAGCCCGCCGGGGTCACTCGTCCTTGCCCGAGTAGGCCTCCGTGGTGACCTTCCCCTGGAAGATCCGATGCTTGTAGCCGGTGTAGACCAGAATGACGGGGAGCAGAACCGACGTCACCTGGAGCATGAATTCGAGGGTGTCCTTGGAAGCGGCCGCGGCGTGGACGGTGACGGCGGAAGAGACCACGTTGGGGATCATGTCGGGGTACATGCCCAGAGAGAGTCCTATGAAGGAAAACAGGATGATCCCGGCGTTGCAGAGCAGAGGGGCGAGCTCGCGCTTCCTCCGGAGGCTCACGAACAGCATGACGAAGCAAAAGGCGGCGAGCACCGGGAATACCGCGATGTAGTATGCTTCCGGAAGCGTCGTAAGCTTGCGGACCATCTGCGGATATTTCGCTGCCGTGAAGAGGTGCACCAGGATGGAGATTCCGAGGGTCATCAGGGAAGCCGCGAAAGAGGTGCGGTAGCTTCTCGCCTGGATCGGTCCGGCGGTTTTGAACACCAGGAAGTTGGAACCCAGCATGACGTAGCCGCACAGCACGCCGAGAGCGACGAGGCAGGAAAAGGGGTTGGCCCAGCCCAGCACGCTGCCTTTGAAAACTCCCTCCCGGACGTCGAGGCCGCCCAGCAGCCCGCCCAAAGCAAACCCTTGGGAGAGGGTCACGATCAGGCTTCCCACCCCGAAACACCTGCTCCAGACGGCGGGATGCCTCGAATTCTCGCGGAACTCGAACGACACGCCCCTGAAGACCAGCCCGAAGATCATGCAGAGGATCGGTACGTAGAGTGCCGAAAGGAGCACGCCATAGAAAAGCGGGAAAGCGCCGAAGAGCATTCCCCCCAGCAGAACCAGCCAGGTCTGGTTGTCGTGCCAGATGCTCCCGATGGACCCCATGATGAGCCCCCGTTCGCGTTCGTCGGTCGCGGCGAGCGAGAGGATGCCGACCCCGAGGTCGGCCCCGTCGCTGATGGCGTAGTAGAGCAGGAAAAAACCGATGATGGCCAGCCATATTTCCGGAAGGTGAGACTCTATCGCTCCCATATTCAAGTTCCTTCGGTCGGCGCGGAATGATGATTTGCTGCTTTCTATTCGGCCTATTCCGGTCGGTTCACTTGTTTTCGGCTCAGCCGGCGTGGGTGTCCGGCCCCTTGACGATGATTCTGCGCGCAAATCCCATGAACAGGATGAAGAGCAGCGGGTAAAGAATGGCGAACGTGAGCAGCGAGGTCCCGACCGTCGCGGCGGGGATCATGGTGGCGGCATCCGAGGTGCGCAGTAGATTGTACAGAATCCAGGGCTGCCGCCCGATTTCCCGGGTTATCCATCCGGTTTCCATGGCCAGGTAGCTCAGAGGCACTGCCCCGATCCATGAATAGAGCAGCCATTTGCGGGTGGGCAGGCGATCCGGGGTGAGGTCTCCCCGTTTCCACGCCCAAAGTGTCCAGATCACGAGGAAGAAGAGCAGGAAGCCTATCCCCACCATCACTCGGAAGGCATAGAAGAGCGGCGTCACCGGTGGCTGGTCGCTGCGGGGGAATTCTTTCAGCCCTTTTACCGGACCGGTCCAACTGTGGGTCACGAGCAGGCTCAAGCCGTTGGGGATACCGATAGCCCAGTCGTTCTTCTGTTCTTCCTGGTTGGGCCACGCAATCAGCAGTTCCGGGGCTCCCCGCCCCGGCGGGTTGGTCTCCCAGTGGGCTTCAATGGCTGCAAGCTTGGCTGGCTGATGGTGGAAAACGGCGATGCCCGAACCGTCCCCGAGGAGGATCTGCAGCGGTGCGACGAGAACCGCCGCGACGACGGCGATCTTGAAGGATTGCAGGAAGAACGCCGCATGGCGCCTCTTGAGGATATACCAGGCGCTGAGCCCACCCACCACGAAGAGCGAAACCTCCAGGCAGGCCACCCACATGTGGGACACGCCCCAGGGCATGTCCGGGTTGAAGATGGCGTCAAGTCTGCTGGTGATGATGAAACGCCCGTTCTCGAATACCCCGCCGGTCGGAGTCTGCATCCAGGAGTTGGCGACCATGATCCAGAAAGCGGAAAGAGAGCCGCCGAGGGCCACCATCGAGGTCGCGAACAGGTGCATGCCCGGCGAAACCCGCTTCCAGCCGAACACCATGACCCCAAGGAAGGTCGCTTCGAGCATGAACGCCATGGCGGCCTCGAACCCGAGCATGTGCCCGAAGAAGTCTCCGCCCGCGACGGAAAAAGGGCTCCAGTTCGTGCCGAACTGGAATTCCATGGGGATTCCCGAGACCACGCCGATGCTGAAGTTGAGCAGAAAAAGCTTGGTCCAGAAACGGCAATGATCGTAATAGCGTTTGTCGCCGGTCTTGAGGTAGAGGGCCTCCATCAGCACCAGGAAAATGCTGAGGCCCACGGTCAGAACCGGCCACAGAATGTGGAAATGGGCCGTTACCGCAAACTGGATGCGGGACAAAGTGACGTGATCGAAAAGGGTGTCCATACGATTTCGAGTCTCCCGATGAAACGGGTATGTCCGCCCGTCCCGCATCACTGAACCAGGGACGGCAGGGTGGATGAATTCCGGCCGGGCCGCGTTGCAGCCCCGCGTACCGGCCCGGCCTGCCCGGAGGGCCGCGCCGCGTCCCGGGAGGACGAGGCGCCGAGGGTACGCGATCTTGAGAAATTAGCAAATGCGTCCTCAAGTTAAAGCTGATATGATAAAAATGCTAGCCCGCGCTCCGCTCGGGCATGGTTTTCCGGCGCGTTTCGGCAACCGAGGGCCATGTAGCGTGTATCGCCCGACGCTGCCTGAGCCGCGTCGAAAATGCCGTCAGGCCCGGTCGTTCGCGGTGAACCTTCGCATGCGTGTGCCATGACATGAATTTTGTGAAACCGGATTCCAACAGCGCCATAGGTGTTTTCGACTCGGGAATCGGCGGGTTGACCGTCGTTCGGGCCTTGATGGAAAGGCTCCCGTTCGAGAGTATCATCTACTTCGGGGATACGGCCCGGGTGCCTTACGGGGTGAAATCCGTCGACACCATATCGAAGTTTGCCGGGGAGATCACCGAGTTTTTGCTCCGGCAGCAGGTGAAGCTGCTGATCGTCGCCTGCAACACCATGGCGGCCGTGGCCCGCGAGGTCATCGTGGGGCTCTCGCCCGTTCCGGTCCTGGACGTCATCGATGCCGGCGCGAGCAGCGCGGTCGAGGCAACTCGGGCCAGGTACGTGGGCGTCATCGGGACTCCCGCCACGATCAACAGCAACGCCTACGCGCGGGCGATCCACCGCCATGATGCCGGAATTCGCATATTCTCGCAGGCGTGCCCCCTCTTCGTGCCGCTCGTGGAAGAAGGGTGGCTCGATCACCCGGTAACGCGGCTGACCGCGCGGGAATACCTGCGCCCCGTAACCACTCACCAGATCGATACGCTGGTCCTGGGCTGTACGCACTATCCTCTGCTCAAACCCCTCCTGCAGAAAGTGGTGGGAAAGGACATCCATTTGGTCGACTCGGCCGAGGCCATGGCCGAGCGGACCGCCGCGGTGCTCACTGAAATGGATCTGTGGAATCGAAGTGCTTCCCCCCCGGATTACCGCTTCTTTGTCAGCGATGTGCCCTTGCGCTTCCAGGGGATCGGCGAGCGGTTCCTTGGAAGGAGCCTGCCCAAGGTGCAGGTCGTGAAATGGTGAAGGCTGCCCCGAATCCGCTTCTCATCAGCGACTGAAAGCGCTTTCCCGCCGGTTCCCGAGGGGCGCCGCCGCATGCGCACGCGGGCTGTAGCCCCGGGGGACGGGGGAATCTCTGCCTCGGTTTCCTGCCGCGTGTCAAAGCCGCCGTTTTCGATGCAACTCCTCATGAATCGACGGAAAACTAACGGCTGAAATGCAGCACGGCCTGATGGACTCCCTGCACGACCATGGCCATGCGTTTGTAGTCGAGGGTGTCGGCCGTGTCGCCGGCAGTGTGGTAGCTTGCGTTGCGGTAGAAGGCCGTATCGGTGATCATGACCGCTTTCCAGCCCTCGCGCCAGTAATTGCGATGGTCGGAGAAATCGATCCCGGGGACGATCGCCGGGGCGTTTATGGAATGAACGGGCAGAGGGGAGACGCCCCGCATGGCTCTCTTGACCCGGCGCACCACGTCGGTTTGGTCCATTTTGCCCACGACGGCGATGAAATCTCCCCGGCTCGGGTAGAAAGCTTTGAGCAGGATGAATGGAAATTTCTGACTCCCTTGCCGGTCGTTGAAGAAACCGATCGCCTCAAGGCAGATCATGATGCGAACCGATCGGTTCCGCGCCTTCAGTGAAGACGCATGGACGGCGCTGCCCATATGCGGCGTTCCGTAATAGGGAGGTTCCTCCAGGCTGTAGGCGACGAGTTCAACGAGGGTGTTCAAGGAGCTCTTACGGAGCAGATGTGCCAGTTCGATCAGTCCCGCCACGGCGCCGGCGTTGTCGTCGGCGCCCGGCCATTCCTCAAAAGCGTCGTAATGTGCGCCGACAACGATTCTGTCCTGCGTTTCCGGTCCGAAGCAGGCGATTACGTTGCGATACGTCGATCCATCGACTTGAAACGGCTGTTCGACGACCCGGCCTCCCGCTTTATCGAATTCGTCCCGAACGTAGGCCGCCGCCCGGTCCAGGTTTTCGGGATGGCCCGCATCCCGCGGCACAAAAGTTTCCGAAAGCATCCGCGTGTGCCGTTCGAGGCGTGCGGGATCAATGGATGCCGGGAGGTTTTCAGCCGACGTGCGCCAGGTCGGCTGGGTGAGCACAAACCACAATATCGCCACTGAGACGAGCACCGAGACCGCGGTCAACACGATAATCCTCCACAGGAATCGCATCCCTTGTTCCTTGTTCGCTTTTCGTGAACAGGATGATCTCCGGTCCGGAAAACCTTGCGTGCAAGTCCGGAGCGGCGGCCGGTATCCGGCCATCCCTCGCCCGTTCCGGCTCATGACGGTCCGAAGACAATTTCAGCCCGGTCGCCGGCCGTGCCGACCGAGCTTCAAAGCAATGGAAACGGATCGAACACAGCCCGCGGGAAACGGCCTTTCCTCACGGGCCGGATAAAGCGGGGGAGCGAAGCGTGCCCTGCCCCCCCGCCCACGGAAGCACCGCGTATGGAAAAGCTGGTCAACACATGGGGCGTATGCGAATTCGCCGAGATGAGTCACGACCCGTGGAGAAGATGGGACGCGAGCTGCAAGGCCTATCGTCCCGGCGAGGTCCGAAGAGTGGGGACCATCGGGCAGTGCTGCGCCAATTGCGTCTATTGGCTGGCTCCGGATGAGACCCCCGAGCCCGAGGACCGGTAGCGGATGCGGCGAACAGCGGGGAGTCCGCATGATCCGGGAACAGGGACATTCCGCATACGGTTCGCTTCGGCCGGACCGGCAGTTCCGTGCGCTCAGTCACGCAAAAGGGCGATGATCGTCGGTCCCCAACCGCACGCATCGGTCTTCGATCTCTTCTCTCTTCTTATGAAGCTCTATACACTCTCGATCATGGCAAAAATCTGGGCGTCATCGAAGCCCTTCAGGCGGATGGCACCGGAGCGGCAGGAAGCGGCGCATAGCCCACAGCCCTTGCACAGAGCAGGATTGATCTCCGCCTTGCCGGCGTCTCTTCCCGATTCCATGAAGCGCGGCGCGGAAAAAGGACAAATGTTCACACAGACTCCGCAACCGCTGCAGACGTTCGGATTGCTCGAAGCCACGGTGCCGCTCAGCGCGAGACTGTCGCGGGCCAGGAGAATGGCCGCGCGGGCGGCGGCCGCCTGAGCTTGGGCAATGCTCTCATCAATGGATTTGGGATAATGCGCGAGGCCGCAAACGTAGACCCCGTCAGTGGCAAAATCCACCGGCCGCAGCTTGGCGTGGGCTTCGAGGAAGAAGTTTTCGGCCGTCACGGGAATCTTGAAGAACTGGGAGAGCTGGCGGGCTTCATTGGGAATGACGGCGCTCGCCAACACCATGAGATCCGCCGACAAGACCACCTGCCGCTGGAGAATCGGGTCGAAGACCGTCACGCGCAGCCTTTCCTCACGCTCTTCCACCAACGGCTTGTTTTCGAGAGTATACCGGACAAAGAGCACCCCCGCCCGGCGCGCCTCCTGGTAGAGCAATTCCCGCTCGCCGTAGGTACGCAGGTCCCGGTAGAGTACGAAGACATCCATGGCTGGATTGAGACGCTTGAGCTCGAGCGCGCTTTCCACCGTGTGGGTGCAACAAACCCGGCTGCAATACGGCCGTTCCGGCTCGCGCGAGCCCACGCACTGAATGAAAACGGCGGATTCCACGGAGCTCAAAAAGGGATCCCGAGCGGCGAAACGTTCGTCCAGTTCCTGATGGGTGAGCACTCTTGGGTCCTGCCCGTAGAGGTAACCTTCAGGCCGATGCTCCTTTCCCCCCGTGGCGATGATCGCCACCCCGTGTTCCACCGTAACCGGATCGGTGCCGTTTCCGAGAGTCGACCGGAAATTTCCCACAAAGCCTTCCACCTGGGTGACGGTACTGGCGAGGTGGACAGTGACGCGGGGATGATGCAGGACGGTTTGCGCGAGATCGTCTACGAAACGCCGGATGTCCTCGCCGCGCCAGGTTTTGAACAGGCTGCGTGCCTGACCGCCAAGCTGGGCGCCACGTTCGGCCAGGTGCACGGGATATCCGAGATCGGCAAGAGCGCGGGCGGCTACCATGCCTGCCACTCCCCCCCCAATGACCAGAGCGCCCCGGGTAATGCTGAGACGAGGTTCCTCGAGCGGTTCCAGAAGGGCGGCTTTGGCAACCGCCATGCGTACGAGGTCCTTGGCCTTTTGCGTGGCCCGGACGGGATCGCCCTGGTGGACCCACGAGTCGTGGTTGCGGATGTTGGCCATCTCGAACAGGTATTTGTTCCGCCCGGCGCTCACCAGGGTTTCGCGGAACAGCGGTTCGTGGGTACTGGGCGTGCAGGCCGCAACGATGACGCGGTTGATGCCTTGTTCCTTGATGACCTGGCACATCTTGACCTGGGTATCCTGGGAACAGGTATAAAGGTTGTCTTCCACGTAGACGACGTGTGGAAGACCTTTCGCGTATTCCCGGACGGCCGGGACATCCACCACGCCCCCGATATTGATGCCGCACTGGCAGACAAAGACGCCGATGCGCGGAGGCTCCCCTCTGACGTCCACTTCGACGGGCTTTTCCGGAACCGCGGCCTGAGTCCATCGGGCTTCGCTCAGAAGGGTACTCGAAGCCGCCACGGCGGCGGAGGCCTCCATAACCGATTGCGGGATGTCCTTGGGCCCCTGAAAGGTGCCGCAAACATAAATGCCCTCGCGCGAGGTCTCCACCGGGGCAAAGCTGGTGGTGCGCGCAAAGCGGTTTTCATTGATCTCGATTCCCAGGCGTTGCGACAGAGCGATGGTTTCGCGTCCCACTTCGAAACCGACCGAGAGGACCACCATGTTGAAGATTTCTTCCTCGATGCTTCCGGACTCGGTGCCGTAAGCAATGCTGAGGTCTCCATCGCCAACCGGTGTTACCGAATGGACCCGCGAGCGAATGAAGCGTACCCCGTGCTCGTCCCGGGCGCGGTTGTAGAAATGCTCGAAATCCTTTCCGTAGGTTCGCATGTCCATGAAGAAGATGGCCGTGTCCAACTTCCCCTGTGCATGCTCCATGGCGATAACCGCTTCTTTGATCGCATACATGCAGCACACGCCGGAACAATAAGCGTTGTCGCAATGCTGCAGATCGCGTGATCCCACGCACTGGAGCCAGGCGATCCTGGTTGGTTCTTCACGGTCGTAAGGACGCATGAGATGGCCGCGGTAAGGTCCCGAAGCACTGAGGATCCGTTCGAATTCGAGGCTGGTGACCACGTTGGGGTGGTCGCGGTAGGGATAAGTATCCATGTTGGAAGGGTCGAAGACTTCATTGCCGGGAGCCAGGATCACCGCTCCTACTTCGAGCGCGGTACGACGGGGCTGGTCGTCGTAGCGAACGGCTTGCGCCAGACAGACCTTTTCGCACAGACCGCAGCCGAGACAGCTTGCCCGGTCAATGCCGTACCCCCGGGGAATGGCCTGGGGATAGCGCATGAAGGTGGCTTCCCGGCGATCGATCCCCTGGTTGAATTCATTGATGGCGCTGGCGGGGCATACCTGGCGGCACTGCCCGCAGGCCGTGCACCGTTCGAGATCGATGAACCGTGGCTGAGTGGCGAGGGTCGGTTTGAAGCAGCCGGCTTTGCCTTCAAGTGCCTCCACCTCCGAACCGGGATAAATGCGGATGTTGGGATGACGCCCGACCTCAACCAGTTTCGGGGAGATGATGCACATGGCACAGTCGTTGGTGGGGAAGGTCTTGTCCAGTTGAGACATGATCCCGCCGATGGCCGGGGAGCGATCCGCCAGATGGACCAGATACCCCGAATCCGCCAGGTCCAACGAGGCCTGCATCCCCGCCACTCCTGCTCCCACTACCAGTACCGCACCAATGGCCCCTGTTTTTACATCACTCATGGCAATCACGACTCCTTGACCTCCGGGTTCTCCGCCGCAGGCCCCACAACAGCATTGTCCCGCGACAATGCCGGGTTAACGAATCTCAAGACCGGATCGGTTTGGAACGCAATACCGCAACGCCCGCCTCGCGCGTGTCTTCAAGGTGAAAGCGCCTCCATGCACCGCAAGAACCGGAAGCCCGGATGGGTTCCAAGGCTCGGGGTTGGGAACCGGCTCGGCTGATTCCTGTCGCCGCGTTCCCCATCCGTTTACAAACCAAGGCGCACAAATTGGGGGGTTGTCCCCTCGTAATGATGCAGGTCCACCAACCCCGCCCGCTCCACCTCGCTCAGGAGCAAGGATATTTCGTAGACTCCCAGCCCGCTCCTGGCGGCGATCTGGCGAACGGAAAGCGGACCCTCGCGGAGGCATTCCAGGATGAGAGCTTTCCGATATTCCTCGCGGACCGCCGTTGCCTTCACCTGTCGGTATTCTCCCAAGTCGAGAGCTTCGCCGTAAACATTCTTCCCTTCGGTGAGCGGCCGCTCCATACCGAGGAGCCACCTCAAGCGGGGAGCCGCGAGGGCACCTTCCAGGGCTGAGAGGACCAGCGCCTGCCGTTTGGCGTCGAAGGGGCCGAGCGTCCGCGTCAGATCGCTCAACTCCTTCACAAACTGAGCGAACTGCTGGCCTTCAGCGGCGCTCACCCACCTCAACTGGGCCCGCTCAGCACCGATCCCGGAGAGCTCAAACAACTCCCGAATCATTGCCATGCGCTGTTCCGTGAAAAGGTTCCCGTCGAGATAATGGCAGTCCCCGATGTGGCACCCGAACACGGCCACAGCGTCAAATCCGCTCCGGAGACCCTCCACGATGAAAACGGGATCCACCCGGCCCGAACACATGGTGCGCACCACGCGAATGGTCGGTGGATACTGAAAACGGGAAACGCCTGCCAGGTCCGCTCCGGCGTAAGAACACCAGTTGCATAGAAAAGCCAGGATCTTGGGTTCGAAAGAATCGGTCATGGTTCATTTCCTTTAAGTCAAAGCTGAGCCTCTCACATCATTTCTCTTCTTCCACTATCGACGCCCAACCCCTCCCACCGGGCTTGCGCTGCTTCCACCACCCCGGGAGACCTCCTCGGGGCCAAGCGCCGATCGCCGGGCTCTCCCGCACCGGCTGCCGTCGCCGGCACCCCGGCAGCCCCAGTGAGGACAAAAGCAAATGACGGGTTCATTAAGTCCTCCCGTGGCAATCTTCTTGGACGGGTCGATATTGCAGCATAAACGACCTCGAACCCCCGGCGCGGACACCTCGGCCGTTCGCTCCATGGGGCGCCGGCACGCATTACGAACTCGGCGATGCGGATATTCATTGCCGCAAGCCTTTATCATGCATGAGAGGGAACTCACGCCAACGGTCGTGCCTCGGCTGCCGACCCCACACCCGGGCAGCCGCCGCGCATCAGGCAGAGGCCGTCAGGACCGGTTCTCGTTCCTTCCCGTACCAGGACAACTGGAGAGCACGGCTGATGAGTTGACCGCAAAGATTGGAACCGAGGAAAGGCGAGGGATCTTTCAGCCTTGCTCTGAACCTGCCGACCCCGGCAGGAACATCAAGCCACTTCACCCAAAGCCGAAAGACAATTGCATGGAAAAGCTCCCAACCAGGACAATCCCCGCGACTCCAACAGAGGCTCGGGAGCGGCGGGAAGCAGTAGAATGCTCCGCTTGAGACGATCCGTCATAATCCGCAAAAAGCTTACAAGACCTTGGCTTCTTTGTACAATCAATAATATCGATGGATTTTCCGGCTTTTCATAGGAAGAAGACCCGGAAAATCCGTAATATGAAGAATAATGCAGTGGTTTTTTCATGTCTTTTCGTGAGGAAAACAGAGTCGGGACGGGGTAGAGGTGTTTTTGAACGAACCATGCCGCATGGGACCGCCGCGGATGGCCCCGGTCTTTTGGTGCAGCAGGTTCTCCAATGCTTTCCCGGAGGAACGCTAGCTCAGGAAACTCAAAAGCCTCCGGTTGAAATGAGCGGCGCCTTCAATGTTGGACAGATGCAAAGCGCCGGGGATGACGAACAGCTCCGATCCCTCAATCTGCCGTTGAATGGTTTCGGCCGCGCTCACCGGCGTGCCTTCGTCTTTTTCCCCCACCATGATCAAGGTGGGCACCTTCACCCTGGACAATTCTCCCGACAGATCGAACCGGCTGATGGCCCGGCAGCACCCCGTGTAACCGGCAACCGGCGTGCGAACGATCATGTTCCGGATGCGCTCGGTCGCTTGCGGCTGATCCCGGCGGAAGGCCTCGCTGAACCAGCGTTCGAGGGTTTCCCGGGCGAGAGCGGTCATGCCTTGCGTTTCCGCCGTTCGGATGCGCTCCTCCCAGACGGGAGCCGTCTCGGAAGGCATGCGATTGCTGGTGTCGCAGAGAACGAGCCTGTCGAGCCGTTCAGGGTAACCGACGGCAAGGACCTGGCCGATCATGCCGCCCAGTGAAAGGCCCACGAAATGGGTACGCGCGATGTCCAGGTGGTCGAGAAGACCGATCACGTCCGAGCTCAGCATCTCCATCGTGTAAGGGCCGGGCGGCGCCGAAGAACCCCCGTGTCCGCGCGTGTCCATGCGCAAGACCCGGTACGCGTCGCGCAGCGGCGGCAGCTGCAAATCCCACGATTCGAGAGCTGCGGCCAGGGAATGGCTGAAAGTCACCACCGGCGCCCCCGGAGGCCCCTGCATTTCGTAGCGGATCAGGACGTCGTTGACTCGAACCCGCATCGGTCTTTCCTCCTTCATCCGTTCTTCAGCGACGCGCGCGCGCCGCGGCTACCCTCGCAGGACGGCCACGGCCGTATCGTAGACGTCGTCGGGGTCGAGGGGCTTCGTCATCGACCGGTCGGCGCCCGCTTCTTCCAGGCGCCGGTTTTCGTATTCCTGCCCTTCCGTGGTGAGCATCACGATGTGAACATCCTTCAGCCCGTACTGATTCCTCACGGCGTTGCAGACTTCGAGACCGTTCATCTTGGGCATCAGGACGTCGAGGAAAACCAGTTCGGGCCGGTGC from Syntrophobacter fumaroxidans MPOB includes these protein-coding regions:
- the murI gene encoding glutamate racemase, whose amino-acid sequence is MNFVKPDSNSAIGVFDSGIGGLTVVRALMERLPFESIIYFGDTARVPYGVKSVDTISKFAGEITEFLLRQQVKLLIVACNTMAAVAREVIVGLSPVPVLDVIDAGASSAVEATRARYVGVIGTPATINSNAYARAIHRHDAGIRIFSQACPLFVPLVEEGWLDHPVTRLTAREYLRPVTTHQIDTLVLGCTHYPLLKPLLQKVVGKDIHLVDSAEAMAERTAAVLTEMDLWNRSASPPDYRFFVSDVPLRFQGIGERFLGRSLPKVQVVKW
- a CDS encoding FAD-dependent oxidoreductase, which codes for MSDVKTGAIGAVLVVGAGVAGMQASLDLADSGYLVHLADRSPAIGGIMSQLDKTFPTNDCAMCIISPKLVEVGRHPNIRIYPGSEVEALEGKAGCFKPTLATQPRFIDLERCTACGQCRQVCPASAINEFNQGIDRREATFMRYPQAIPRGYGIDRASCLGCGLCEKVCLAQAVRYDDQPRRTALEVGAVILAPGNEVFDPSNMDTYPYRDHPNVVTSLEFERILSASGPYRGHLMRPYDREEPTRIAWLQCVGSRDLQHCDNAYCSGVCCMYAIKEAVIAMEHAQGKLDTAIFFMDMRTYGKDFEHFYNRARDEHGVRFIRSRVHSVTPVGDGDLSIAYGTESGSIEEEIFNMVVLSVGFEVGRETIALSQRLGIEINENRFARTTSFAPVETSREGIYVCGTFQGPKDIPQSVMEASAAVAASSTLLSEARWTQAAVPEKPVEVDVRGEPPRIGVFVCQCGINIGGVVDVPAVREYAKGLPHVVYVEDNLYTCSQDTQVKMCQVIKEQGINRVIVAACTPSTHEPLFRETLVSAGRNKYLFEMANIRNHDSWVHQGDPVRATQKAKDLVRMAVAKAALLEPLEEPRLSITRGALVIGGGVAGMVAARALADLGYPVHLAERGAQLGGQARSLFKTWRGEDIRRFVDDLAQTVLHHPRVTVHLASTVTQVEGFVGNFRSTLGNGTDPVTVEHGVAIIATGGKEHRPEGYLYGQDPRVLTHQELDERFAARDPFLSSVESAVFIQCVGSREPERPYCSRVCCTHTVESALELKRLNPAMDVFVLYRDLRTYGERELLYQEARRAGVLFVRYTLENKPLVEEREERLRVTVFDPILQRQVVLSADLMVLASAVIPNEARQLSQFFKIPVTAENFFLEAHAKLRPVDFATDGVYVCGLAHYPKSIDESIAQAQAAAARAAILLARDSLALSGTVASSNPNVCSGCGVCVNICPFSAPRFMESGRDAGKAEINPALCKGCGLCAASCRSGAIRLKGFDDAQIFAMIESV
- the cydB gene encoding cytochrome d ubiquinol oxidase subunit II, with translation MGAIESHLPEIWLAIIGFFLLYYAISDGADLGVGILSLAATDERERGLIMGSIGSIWHDNQTWLVLLGGMLFGAFPLFYGVLLSALYVPILCMIFGLVFRGVSFEFRENSRHPAVWSRCFGVGSLIVTLSQGFALGGLLGGLDVREGVFKGSVLGWANPFSCLVALGVLCGYVMLGSNFLVFKTAGPIQARSYRTSFAASLMTLGISILVHLFTAAKYPQMVRKLTTLPEAYYIAVFPVLAAFCFVMLFVSLRRKRELAPLLCNAGIILFSFIGLSLGMYPDMIPNVVSSAVTVHAAAASKDTLEFMLQVTSVLLPVILVYTGYKHRIFQGKVTTEAYSGKDE
- a CDS encoding M28 family peptidase, which encodes MRFLWRIIVLTAVSVLVSVAILWFVLTQPTWRTSAENLPASIDPARLERHTRMLSETFVPRDAGHPENLDRAAAYVRDEFDKAGGRVVEQPFQVDGSTYRNVIACFGPETQDRIVVGAHYDAFEEWPGADDNAGAVAGLIELAHLLRKSSLNTLVELVAYSLEEPPYYGTPHMGSAVHASSLKARNRSVRIMICLEAIGFFNDRQGSQKFPFILLKAFYPSRGDFIAVVGKMDQTDVVRRVKRAMRGVSPLPVHSINAPAIVPGIDFSDHRNYWREGWKAVMITDTAFYRNASYHTAGDTADTLDYKRMAMVVQGVHQAVLHFSR
- a CDS encoding response regulator, whose translation is MAKILIADDDARVREMLEETLQELADEGVELILAGNGMEALEAIRQHRPELVFLDVLMPKMNGLEVCNAVRNQYGLKDVHIVMLTTEGQEYENRRLEEAGADRSMTKPLDPDDVYDTAVAVLRG
- the pcaD gene encoding 3-oxoadipate enol-lactonase, which gives rise to MRVRVNDVLIRYEMQGPPGAPVVTFSHSLAAALESWDLQLPPLRDAYRVLRMDTRGHGGSSAPPGPYTMEMLSSDVIGLLDHLDIARTHFVGLSLGGMIGQVLAVGYPERLDRLVLCDTSNRMPSETAPVWEERIRTAETQGMTALARETLERWFSEAFRRDQPQATERIRNMIVRTPVAGYTGCCRAISRFDLSGELSRVKVPTLIMVGEKDEGTPVSAAETIQRQIEGSELFVIPGALHLSNIEGAAHFNRRLLSFLS
- a CDS encoding cytochrome ubiquinol oxidase subunit I; its protein translation is MDTLFDHVTLSRIQFAVTAHFHILWPVLTVGLSIFLVLMEALYLKTGDKRYYDHCRFWTKLFLLNFSIGVVSGIPMEFQFGTNWSPFSVAGGDFFGHMLGFEAAMAFMLEATFLGVMVFGWKRVSPGMHLFATSMVALGGSLSAFWIMVANSWMQTPTGGVFENGRFIITSRLDAIFNPDMPWGVSHMWVACLEVSLFVVGGLSAWYILKRRHAAFFLQSFKIAVVAAVLVAPLQILLGDGSGIAVFHHQPAKLAAIEAHWETNPPGRGAPELLIAWPNQEEQKNDWAIGIPNGLSLLVTHSWTGPVKGLKEFPRSDQPPVTPLFYAFRVMVGIGFLLFFLVIWTLWAWKRGDLTPDRLPTRKWLLYSWIGAVPLSYLAMETGWITREIGRQPWILYNLLRTSDAATMIPAATVGTSLLTFAILYPLLFILFMGFARRIIVKGPDTHAG